One window of Acidimicrobiales bacterium genomic DNA carries:
- a CDS encoding DUF3105 domain-containing protein yields MGRHAAFFVTLAVAVLAGACSSEDGSDAAPTVTVDEGGVMGAIELCLGESMPEPELLEVGVVTELPDEGRDHVFCPTYDQRPPASGDHFDAWQNCGFYTAPVQDQTAVHALEHGAVWIAYSPDLPSDEIAAIEARVAGQSHLLAAPYPGLQNPIVMTAWTRQLALDRVGDPMFEEFIDTYEARKSPTAPEAGASCGGQIGSPPADPNAAFEEIVAQVLG; encoded by the coding sequence ATGGGTCGCCACGCTGCATTTTTCGTCACGCTCGCAGTCGCCGTTCTGGCCGGTGCGTGCAGCAGCGAGGACGGTTCCGACGCTGCCCCCACCGTGACCGTTGACGAGGGTGGAGTCATGGGTGCGATCGAGCTCTGTCTGGGCGAATCGATGCCCGAGCCCGAACTCCTCGAGGTCGGTGTCGTCACCGAGCTGCCCGACGAGGGCAGGGACCATGTGTTCTGCCCGACCTACGATCAGCGGCCGCCGGCCAGCGGCGACCACTTCGACGCCTGGCAGAACTGCGGCTTCTACACGGCGCCGGTGCAGGACCAGACCGCCGTGCACGCCCTCGAGCACGGTGCGGTGTGGATCGCCTACTCCCCGGATCTCCCATCGGACGAGATCGCGGCCATCGAAGCCCGGGTCGCGGGGCAATCGCACCTGCTGGCGGCGCCCTACCCAGGACTCCAGAATCCCATCGTGATGACGGCGTGGACCCGCCAACTCGCCCTCGATCGTGTCGGTGACCCCATGTTCGAGGAGTTCATCGACACCTACGAGGCCCGCAAGTCGCCCACCGCCCCCGAGGCCGGCGCCAGCTGTGGCGGTCAGATCGGATCACCGCCCGCCGACCCCAACGCCGCGTTCGAGGAGATCGTGGCGCAGGTGCTCGGCTGA
- a CDS encoding inositol monophosphatase family protein, with protein MSSFPPVDPSLVDAAVEIARMAGELTLGWFRNDDLAVDHKADGSPVTAADLAAESLMRDQIAARFPDDAVMGEEHQDTEGTSGRSWVIDPIDGTKAFTKGVPLYSNLLAMVDEHGPAVGVINLPALGETVWAGRGLGAFHNGTPCRVSDHASTDGAYAMTSGFGYWPANALRSVLDSPMVFRTWGDAYGYALVATGRAEAMIDPLANPWDVAPMAVIVPEAGGRYSTFDGDDGADAWRTGSGVATNGLVHDELLALWQ; from the coding sequence GTGTCTAGTTTTCCCCCGGTCGACCCCTCGCTGGTCGACGCCGCCGTCGAGATCGCCCGCATGGCCGGCGAACTCACGCTCGGCTGGTTCCGCAACGACGACCTCGCCGTCGACCACAAGGCCGATGGCTCTCCCGTCACTGCGGCCGACCTCGCGGCCGAGTCGCTCATGCGTGACCAGATCGCGGCACGGTTCCCCGATGACGCGGTGATGGGTGAGGAGCACCAGGACACCGAGGGCACCAGCGGGCGCTCGTGGGTGATCGATCCGATCGACGGCACGAAGGCGTTCACCAAGGGCGTTCCCCTCTACAGCAACCTCCTGGCGATGGTCGACGAACACGGCCCCGCCGTCGGCGTGATCAATCTTCCGGCCCTCGGCGAGACCGTCTGGGCGGGGCGGGGGCTCGGCGCGTTCCACAACGGCACCCCGTGCCGGGTCAGCGATCACGCGTCGACCGACGGCGCCTACGCGATGACGAGCGGGTTCGGCTACTGGCCCGCCAACGCCCTTCGCTCGGTGCTCGACAGCCCAATGGTGTTCCGGACCTGGGGCGATGCCTACGGCTATGCGCTCGTGGCCACCGGCCGGGCCGAGGCGATGATCGATCCGCTGGCGAACCCGTGGGACGTTGCGCCGATGGCGGTGATCGTGCCCGAAGCCGGCGGTCGCTACTCCACCTTCGACGGCGACGATGGCGCCGACGCCTGGCGAACCGGTTCGGGCGTGGCGACCAACGGCCTCGTCCACGACGAACTGCTCGCCCTCTGGCAGTAG
- a CDS encoding cytochrome P450, protein MNPSTDILDPAWWQQDPQAGYRELLAHPGLWRDERSGFWLAARHRDLLTVERDPVTFASRADDGGAYRINPSPGEETMISKDDPEHLAQRRAVNRRFTPKAVRDHTDHYSSMIETLVDAAVETVDTSGRVEVIEALASQLPCRVTAELLGFGQEAWREVKDWSERQMRIDSAMADPELFESFIGSIQEWAAVMEKVVPEREKAPADDLFSDWLAVDMDRSTMVMETGLLIAGGAETTRTVIAHGLRTLADRPEVWEHLAETPSAIPGAVEELIRWVTPLNNMFRIATRDAVVDGTAISAGDRVALVYPAANRDPAVFDAPDTFDITRDPNPHVSFGHGTHFCLGANLARIELRLLLEALTRRVTNLRVVTEPDVEPNIFARAVRTFELSWDRR, encoded by the coding sequence GTGAACCCCTCGACCGACATTCTCGACCCGGCCTGGTGGCAGCAGGATCCCCAGGCCGGCTATCGCGAGCTCCTCGCCCATCCGGGTCTGTGGCGAGACGAGCGCAGCGGGTTCTGGCTCGCGGCCCGCCATCGCGACCTCCTCACCGTCGAGCGTGACCCCGTCACCTTCGCCAGTCGGGCCGACGACGGCGGCGCGTATCGCATCAACCCGTCGCCGGGCGAGGAGACGATGATCAGCAAGGACGACCCGGAGCATCTCGCCCAGCGGCGTGCGGTGAACCGTCGCTTCACTCCCAAGGCCGTCCGAGACCACACCGACCACTATTCCTCCATGATCGAGACACTCGTGGACGCGGCGGTCGAGACCGTCGACACGAGTGGTCGGGTCGAGGTGATCGAGGCGCTGGCATCACAGTTGCCGTGCCGCGTCACCGCCGAGCTCCTGGGCTTCGGACAGGAAGCCTGGCGAGAAGTGAAAGACTGGTCCGAGCGCCAGATGCGAATCGACTCGGCGATGGCCGATCCCGAGCTGTTCGAGTCGTTCATCGGCAGCATCCAGGAGTGGGCTGCGGTCATGGAGAAGGTCGTCCCCGAGCGCGAGAAGGCGCCGGCCGACGACCTTTTCTCCGACTGGCTGGCCGTCGACATGGACCGCTCCACGATGGTCATGGAGACCGGTCTGCTCATCGCCGGCGGGGCCGAGACGACCCGCACCGTGATCGCCCACGGCCTGCGCACCCTGGCCGATCGCCCGGAGGTCTGGGAGCACCTGGCCGAGACTCCGTCGGCGATTCCCGGGGCCGTCGAGGAGCTCATCCGCTGGGTCACCCCCCTCAACAACATGTTCCGCATCGCCACCCGCGACGCCGTCGTCGACGGCACCGCGATCTCGGCCGGTGACCGGGTGGCCTTGGTGTACCCGGCCGCCAACCGCGACCCGGCGGTGTTCGATGCCCCCGACACGTTCGACATCACCCGCGACCCCAACCCCCACGTCTCGTTCGGCCACGGCACCCACTTCTGTCTCGGCGCCAACCTGGCCCGGATCGAGCTGCGGCTGCTGCTCGAGGCGCTCACCCGGCGGGTGACCAACCTTCGGGTCGTCACCGAGCCCGATGTCGAGCCCAACATCTTCGCCCGCGCCGTCCGCACCTTCGAACTGTCCTGGGACCGCCGCTGA
- a CDS encoding DUF1295 domain-containing protein, which produces MSGHLDVMIGAALGIVFLMVATWLVSLVQRNASIVDIVWGAGFVVVAWISRAIGDGNDDRMNLLTAMITIWGARLSIYLWWRNHGKEEDFRYQSMRRRHGDRFPLRSLVTVFGLQTVVMFVVALPVQLAATPASPDIGWIAVVGVALWGVGLFFETVGDAQLARFKADPDNAGAVMDRGLWRYTRHPNYFGDFCIWWGIFLVAAETADARIGVIGPLLMSFMLLEVSGVAMLERGLMKRREGYDDYVARTATFFPRPPRKSTSV; this is translated from the coding sequence GTGAGCGGTCATCTCGATGTCATGATCGGGGCCGCCCTCGGCATCGTCTTCCTCATGGTGGCCACCTGGCTCGTCAGCCTCGTGCAACGCAACGCGAGCATCGTCGACATCGTCTGGGGCGCCGGCTTCGTGGTCGTCGCGTGGATCAGTCGGGCGATCGGCGACGGGAACGACGATCGCATGAACCTGCTCACCGCGATGATCACGATCTGGGGTGCCCGTCTCAGCATCTACCTCTGGTGGCGCAACCACGGCAAGGAAGAGGACTTCCGCTACCAGTCGATGCGACGGCGACATGGCGACCGTTTCCCACTGCGTTCGCTCGTCACCGTCTTCGGGCTGCAGACGGTGGTCATGTTCGTCGTCGCCCTACCGGTGCAGTTGGCCGCCACGCCGGCCTCGCCCGACATCGGATGGATCGCCGTGGTCGGCGTCGCACTGTGGGGCGTCGGCCTGTTCTTCGAGACGGTCGGCGATGCTCAGTTGGCCCGCTTCAAGGCCGATCCCGACAATGCCGGCGCCGTGATGGACCGCGGTCTGTGGCGCTACACCCGACATCCGAACTACTTCGGTGACTTCTGCATCTGGTGGGGCATCTTTCTCGTCGCCGCCGAGACGGCCGATGCCCGCATCGGCGTCATCGGTCCGTTGCTGATGTCGTTCATGCTGCTCGAGGTGTCGGGTGTCGCCATGCTCGAGCGGGGGCTGATGAAGCGCCGCGAGGGCTACGACGACTATGTCGCCCGCACCGCCACGTTCTTCCCCCGACCGCCCCGAAAGAGCACCAGTGTCTAG
- a CDS encoding alpha/beta fold hydrolase: MAHRPHPILALLEVRAAPEFGAFAASIPAMKALLPRGNEDRHVLVLPGFMAGDGSTKPLRALLDRLGHQTHGWGLGRNIGPTTDILEGMIVLVERLALDKGPIDIVGWSLGGLYGREIARLHPGAVRQVITLGSPFQTIGPEESNAKEAFAALRHRHSDETKIPRVPSWAREPLTVPATSIYTKGDGIVSWHQCLNRALPRTENVEVYGSHCGLGHNPAAIWVIADRLAQRGVEWAPFRPRRVLRALYPNADVLDTDRVGAA, from the coding sequence ATGGCGCATCGCCCTCACCCGATCCTGGCCCTCCTCGAGGTGCGTGCGGCACCCGAGTTCGGCGCGTTCGCGGCGTCGATCCCGGCGATGAAGGCCCTGCTCCCCCGGGGCAACGAGGACCGCCACGTCCTCGTACTTCCCGGCTTCATGGCCGGCGACGGCAGCACCAAGCCCCTCCGGGCCCTCCTCGACCGGCTCGGTCACCAGACCCACGGCTGGGGCCTCGGTCGCAACATCGGGCCCACCACCGACATCCTCGAGGGCATGATCGTGCTGGTCGAGCGGCTCGCCCTGGACAAGGGTCCGATCGACATCGTCGGCTGGTCGCTCGGTGGCCTCTACGGCCGAGAGATCGCCCGCCTCCACCCCGGAGCCGTACGCCAGGTGATCACCCTGGGCAGTCCCTTCCAGACCATCGGCCCCGAGGAGTCCAACGCGAAGGAGGCGTTCGCCGCCCTGCGTCACCGCCACTCCGACGAGACGAAGATCCCCCGCGTGCCGAGCTGGGCCCGGGAACCGCTGACCGTGCCCGCCACCTCGATCTACACCAAGGGCGACGGCATCGTCAGCTGGCACCAGTGCCTCAATCGCGCCCTCCCGCGTACCGAGAACGTCGAGGTCTACGGCAGCCACTGCGGACTCGGCCACAACCCCGCCGCCATCTGGGTGATCGCCGATCGTCTCGCCCAGCGCGGCGTCGAGTGGGCCCCGTTCCGGCCACGCCGCGTGCTGCGGGCCCTGTACCCCAACGCCGACGTGCTCGACACCGACCGCGTCGGCGCGGCCTGA
- a CDS encoding Gfo/Idh/MocA family oxidoreductase, with protein sequence MKVVIFGAGATGARIARQLRSSGLVAWVEIRDQQEAKARELVNTLGSGTVYGSGRGIDADVDAVVVATSPGSHAAIARRAVHRGVPVVSTSNQMSEVRRLLTLEQEARHQGVAVVIGAGFMPGLTGLLARHGATELDRVEEVHVAKVGTGGPACARQHHRALSSTGLDWRDGKWTRRAGGSGRELVYFPDPIGGRDCYRAGLPDALLLVPEFEGVERVTARQAATRRDRLTAPLPMMRRPHAEGGIGAVRVEVRGRVGIERKVLVMGAIERPAVAAGAVAACTTLHVLEGRAQAGAYGLAGMAESLTLLHAVADCGVRPMRFEGVTTFL encoded by the coding sequence GTGAAGGTCGTCATCTTCGGTGCGGGCGCCACCGGCGCCCGGATCGCGCGACAGTTGCGGTCCAGCGGGCTGGTGGCCTGGGTGGAGATCCGCGACCAGCAGGAGGCGAAGGCCAGGGAGCTCGTGAACACGCTCGGGTCCGGCACCGTGTACGGCTCCGGTCGCGGCATCGATGCCGACGTCGACGCGGTCGTCGTGGCCACGTCACCGGGGTCTCACGCCGCGATCGCCCGCCGTGCCGTGCATCGCGGCGTGCCGGTGGTGTCGACCTCCAATCAGATGTCCGAGGTGCGGCGGCTGCTGACCCTCGAGCAGGAAGCTCGTCACCAGGGGGTCGCCGTGGTGATCGGCGCCGGGTTCATGCCGGGTCTGACCGGGCTCCTGGCTCGCCATGGCGCGACCGAGCTCGATCGTGTGGAGGAGGTCCATGTCGCCAAGGTGGGTACCGGGGGGCCGGCCTGTGCCCGTCAGCACCATCGGGCGCTCTCGTCGACCGGCCTCGACTGGCGAGATGGCAAGTGGACCCGTCGGGCCGGCGGTTCGGGACGAGAACTCGTCTACTTCCCCGATCCGATCGGTGGCCGTGACTGCTATCGCGCCGGCCTGCCCGATGCCCTGTTGTTGGTGCCGGAGTTCGAGGGGGTCGAGCGGGTCACCGCCCGCCAGGCGGCAACCCGACGGGATCGCCTGACCGCCCCTCTCCCGATGATGCGCCGACCCCACGCCGAGGGTGGCATCGGCGCGGTTCGGGTGGAGGTGCGCGGACGCGTGGGCATCGAGCGCAAGGTGCTGGTGATGGGGGCCATCGAACGTCCCGCGGTGGCGGCCGGTGCGGTGGCCGCGTGCACCACCCTGCACGTGCTCGAGGGTCGCGCCCAGGCCGGGGCGTACGGGCTCGCCGGCATGGCCGAGTCACTGACTCTTCTGCACGCCGTCGCGGATTGTGGGGTTCGACCGATGCGTTTCGAAGGTGTGACGACCTTCCTGTGA
- a CDS encoding FliA/WhiG family RNA polymerase sigma factor, which yields MRSTRASRRRVRPDQGAGSMDAELAEMIEDNLPLVKHIVFQVAVHFPRHVDRDDLARAGALGLVEAARRYDEDRGVPFERFAAQRIRGAILDAVRAADWAPRSVRNLARKLEGAEQRLATELGRVPTKEEMSEALGMSQSELNRLQDRMFRSVVLALEHETADDVEKDLTLVDVLVDESSIEPSAELETRELHGYLRDAISLLPERHRLVVVGYFLEGRTSQDLADFLGVTESRISQLRSESLLMLQEGIEAQYVSDTPEPCDVTGRVARRKATYAKGISEASAFADRMEQINLIESDAPAIVGLR from the coding sequence ATGCGCAGCACGAGGGCGAGCCGTCGCCGCGTGCGTCCCGATCAGGGGGCCGGCTCCATGGACGCCGAGCTCGCCGAGATGATCGAGGACAACCTGCCGCTGGTGAAGCACATCGTGTTCCAGGTGGCCGTGCACTTCCCCCGTCACGTCGATCGTGACGACCTGGCCCGGGCCGGTGCGCTCGGTCTGGTCGAAGCCGCTCGGCGCTACGACGAGGACCGCGGTGTGCCGTTCGAGCGTTTCGCCGCCCAGCGCATCCGGGGTGCCATCCTCGATGCCGTTCGTGCCGCCGACTGGGCCCCGCGCTCGGTTCGCAACCTCGCCCGCAAGCTCGAAGGGGCCGAGCAGCGTCTCGCCACCGAGCTGGGCCGTGTGCCCACCAAGGAAGAGATGTCCGAGGCGCTCGGCATGAGCCAGAGCGAACTCAATCGTCTTCAGGATCGGATGTTCCGCTCCGTCGTTCTCGCCCTCGAACACGAGACGGCCGACGACGTCGAGAAGGATCTCACCCTGGTCGACGTGCTCGTCGACGAGAGCTCGATCGAGCCCTCCGCCGAACTCGAGACCCGCGAGCTCCACGGCTACCTGCGGGACGCCATCTCGCTCCTTCCCGAGCGGCATCGTCTCGTGGTCGTCGGCTACTTCCTCGAGGGTCGTACCTCGCAGGACCTCGCCGACTTCCTGGGTGTCACCGAGTCCCGCATCAGCCAGCTCCGCTCGGAGTCGCTGCTGATGCTGCAGGAGGGCATCGAGGCGCAGTACGTGTCCGACACGCCCGAGCCGTGTGACGTCACCGGCCGTGTCGCTCGCCGCAAGGCCACCTACGCCAAGGGGATCTCCGAAGCCTCGGCGTTCGCCGATCGTATGGAACAGATCAACCTGATCGAGTCCGACGCCCCCGCCATCGTCGGGCTGCGCTGA
- a CDS encoding lysophospholipid acyltransferase family protein, with protein sequence MADLPRPAIRRPISISVLSLTFFVVLALTPVVLALLAVVDIVTRSRFRRARIWLITLAVLFNEGLGTWLALAMIVAHLGRLDGSRSQERFHRLMVWWGGRHLAYLRRLAGVRWFVENPEEAVEANAIVLARHASHPDAILPILLFGIEGGHHVRYTLKDDLQWSPAMDIVGNLLPHVFVDRSPGADSPLWDRIRELATGVDDHTVTVIFPEGTFFTPARLDRAATRIARTRPDLEEAARSLRHLLPPRPAGTHALLEGAPDADLVLVAHEGMESFGDLATIRANLPLTDPVRVRLWRIARADVPDDQDDFITWLLDRWLDMDRWIDERVLERRSGQRASSSGRELRP encoded by the coding sequence ATGGCTGACCTGCCGAGGCCGGCGATCCGTCGACCGATCAGCATCTCCGTGCTGAGCCTCACGTTCTTCGTGGTGCTCGCGCTCACCCCGGTGGTCCTGGCCCTACTCGCCGTCGTCGACATCGTCACCCGCAGTCGGTTTCGGCGGGCCCGGATCTGGCTGATCACCCTCGCCGTCCTCTTCAACGAAGGGCTCGGTACCTGGCTCGCCCTCGCCATGATCGTCGCCCACCTCGGCCGACTCGACGGTTCGCGATCCCAGGAGCGGTTCCACCGACTGATGGTCTGGTGGGGTGGACGGCACCTCGCCTACCTCCGTCGTCTCGCCGGGGTGCGGTGGTTCGTCGAGAACCCCGAGGAGGCGGTCGAGGCGAACGCGATCGTGCTCGCCCGTCACGCGAGCCACCCCGATGCGATTCTGCCCATCCTGCTCTTCGGCATCGAGGGCGGTCATCACGTGCGCTACACGCTGAAGGACGATCTCCAGTGGTCGCCGGCCATGGACATCGTCGGCAATCTCCTCCCCCACGTCTTCGTGGACCGTTCGCCGGGAGCCGACTCACCCCTGTGGGATCGCATCCGCGAGCTCGCCACCGGCGTCGACGATCACACCGTCACCGTCATCTTCCCCGAGGGCACGTTCTTCACCCCCGCCCGGCTCGACCGGGCGGCCACCCGGATCGCCCGGACTCGGCCCGACCTCGAGGAGGCGGCCCGCTCGCTGCGTCACCTCCTGCCGCCGCGACCGGCCGGCACCCACGCCCTGCTCGAAGGTGCGCCCGACGCCGACCTCGTCCTCGTTGCCCACGAGGGCATGGAATCGTTCGGTGATCTCGCCACGATCCGGGCCAACCTGCCCCTGACCGACCCGGTACGGGTCCGTCTGTGGCGCATCGCCCGCGCCGACGTGCCCGACGACCAAGATGACTTCATCACCTGGCTTCTGGATCGATGGCTCGACATGGATCGATGGATCGACGAACGTGTGCTCGAGCGACGTTCCGGCCAGCGTGCGTCGTCCTCCGGAAGGGAGCTCCGCCCGTGA
- a CDS encoding PLP-dependent aminotransferase family protein translates to MSSLLSRQARSATTSAIRDLLEHAQRPGMISLAGGLPDPARFPVEELATIAERVLRDDGRRVLQYGLTAGERDLRDHIVATTAAAASAEEVVITTGSQQGLRLLAHVLIDPGDRVVVADPEYLGATQAFAQAGGLPVAFPTDADGLDVDAVETALTDGLRPKFVYLVPHFHNPTGATLAAERRRRLFELADRYGFMVLLDDPYRELYIGANAPDEDDPHPMAVHLRSTSKVLAPGLRIGWLIGPAWLTTAVERSKQAVDLHTSTVAQAIVLAALRADWFPPHLDELRAATGEKRDALCRALDDALGERISFTRPGGGMFVWAALEGVDTTTLLAPALERGVAFVPGGAFAIHRDLADHLRLSWATASPDELSEAVSRLAAALDDL, encoded by the coding sequence ATGTCGTCGCTCCTCAGCCGGCAGGCCCGATCGGCGACCACCTCCGCCATCCGGGACCTGCTCGAACACGCCCAACGTCCGGGGATGATCAGCCTCGCCGGCGGTCTGCCCGATCCGGCCCGCTTTCCGGTGGAGGAACTCGCCACCATCGCCGAGCGCGTGCTGCGCGACGACGGTCGCCGGGTGCTCCAGTACGGGCTCACGGCCGGCGAGCGCGACCTGCGTGATCACATCGTCGCCACCACGGCCGCGGCGGCGAGCGCCGAGGAGGTCGTCATCACGACCGGCTCCCAGCAGGGCCTGCGCCTGCTCGCCCACGTGCTCATCGACCCCGGCGACCGCGTCGTGGTCGCCGATCCGGAGTACCTGGGTGCGACGCAGGCGTTCGCACAGGCGGGTGGACTACCGGTGGCCTTTCCGACCGACGCCGACGGACTCGATGTCGATGCGGTCGAGACCGCGTTGACGGACGGGCTCCGGCCGAAGTTCGTGTACCTCGTGCCCCACTTCCACAATCCCACGGGCGCCACCCTCGCCGCCGAGCGCCGGCGGCGACTCTTCGAACTGGCCGATCGCTACGGCTTCATGGTCCTGCTCGACGATCCCTATCGTGAGCTCTACATCGGCGCGAACGCCCCGGACGAGGACGACCCGCATCCCATGGCGGTGCATCTGCGCAGTACGTCGAAGGTGCTCGCCCCGGGTCTTCGTATCGGCTGGTTGATCGGACCGGCGTGGCTGACCACGGCGGTCGAGCGATCGAAACAGGCCGTGGATCTCCACACGAGTACCGTCGCCCAGGCCATCGTCCTCGCCGCCCTCCGGGCCGACTGGTTCCCTCCCCACCTCGACGAACTGCGCGCCGCAACCGGTGAGAAGCGCGACGCACTCTGTCGAGCCCTGGACGACGCGCTGGGTGAGCGGATCTCGTTCACCCGTCCCGGCGGCGGCATGTTCGTGTGGGCCGCGCTCGAGGGAGTCGACACGACGACGCTGCTGGCCCCGGCCCTCGAGCGCGGTGTCGCGTTCGTGCCCGGTGGGGCGTTCGCGATCCACCGCGACCTTGCCGACCACCTCCGTCTGAGTTGGGCCACCGCGTCGCCCGATGAGCTGAGCGAGGCGGTCTCGAGACTCGCCGCGGCCCTCGACGACCTCTAG
- the meaB gene encoding methylmalonyl Co-A mutase-associated GTPase MeaB produces the protein MTTRHLTPRELVERAVAGDRRAVGRLLTLVERGGAAADEIAELTHAASHEAHVIGITGSPGAGKSTMVARLVGTFTDAGHRPAVLAVDPSSPLTGGAILGDRVRMAAVDTTAFIRSVATRGHAGGLALAIPGGARVLAAAGFDPVIIETVGVGQVEVDVTAAADTTVVVVTPGMGDAVQANKAGLLEVADVFVVNKADRPGADDTRRDLELMLELSHVTGQEDAGYRPPIAMVNSLDGDGIALVRSLVDAHRHHLDSSGGRHTRRCRRARFELESRAGLEFEQRLRAALASPEVSSVLDQIATGQRSPADGLGALLTALPPPVPREPT, from the coding sequence GTGACCACCCGCCACCTCACCCCCCGCGAACTGGTCGAGCGTGCGGTCGCCGGTGACCGTCGGGCCGTGGGTCGACTGCTCACGCTGGTCGAACGGGGCGGCGCCGCAGCCGACGAGATCGCCGAACTGACCCACGCGGCCAGCCACGAGGCCCACGTCATCGGCATCACCGGCTCGCCCGGCGCCGGCAAGTCCACGATGGTCGCCCGCCTGGTCGGCACGTTCACCGACGCGGGGCATCGGCCCGCGGTGCTCGCCGTCGACCCGTCGTCGCCGCTCACCGGTGGGGCCATTCTCGGCGACCGGGTGCGCATGGCCGCCGTCGACACCACCGCGTTCATCCGGTCCGTCGCCACCCGTGGTCACGCCGGTGGACTCGCACTCGCCATCCCCGGAGGGGCGCGCGTCCTCGCCGCGGCCGGGTTCGATCCGGTCATCATCGAAACGGTCGGCGTCGGCCAGGTCGAGGTCGACGTCACCGCGGCAGCCGACACGACGGTCGTCGTCGTCACCCCCGGCATGGGTGACGCGGTGCAGGCCAACAAGGCCGGGCTCCTCGAGGTCGCCGATGTCTTCGTGGTGAACAAGGCCGACCGTCCCGGGGCCGACGACACGCGCCGCGACCTCGAACTCATGCTCGAGCTGAGCCATGTGACCGGCCAGGAGGACGCCGGCTACCGCCCACCGATCGCCATGGTGAACTCGCTGGACGGCGACGGCATCGCCCTGGTCCGCTCACTGGTGGATGCCCACCGCCATCACCTCGACTCGTCGGGCGGGCGTCACACACGACGCTGCCGACGGGCCCGCTTCGAGCTCGAGAGCCGAGCCGGACTCGAGTTCGAGCAGCGCCTGCGGGCCGCCTTGGCCTCCCCGGAGGTGAGCAGTGTGCTCGACCAGATCGCGACCGGGCAGCGCTCGCCCGCCGACGGACTCGGGGCGCTGCTCACCGCGCTTCCCCCACCGGTCCCCCGCGAGCCGACCTAA
- a CDS encoding helix-turn-helix transcriptional regulator — translation MEAIELGDFLRTRRQRLRPEDVGLPTAKGRRTSGLRREEVAVLANIGVSWLTRLEQGRANRVSGEVLDGLATALRLSRPERAHLFGLADVRPPSPIVAGQAAEPAQRVLVDGLEPNPAYVLDHVWNLVCWNRAEAALFPVLDEATDPNLLRLTLETPSLRGFMTDWSDELARLTRQFRLHLGQYPSDEAIGLVDELRRDHPEFAEAWAGHDVDVFSPQTRRFAHEIEGELVFDHHRLNLPDHPGWSTVIYTPTSGTTTAARFARVMAARPH, via the coding sequence ATGGAAGCGATCGAGTTGGGCGACTTCCTCCGGACCCGCCGACAGCGGCTTCGGCCCGAGGACGTGGGTCTGCCGACCGCGAAGGGCCGGCGAACGAGCGGGCTTCGACGCGAAGAGGTGGCGGTGCTCGCCAACATCGGTGTCTCGTGGTTGACCCGACTCGAACAGGGGCGGGCCAACCGCGTGTCGGGTGAGGTGCTCGACGGCCTCGCCACCGCGCTGCGCCTTTCCCGCCCGGAGCGCGCCCACCTGTTCGGTCTCGCCGACGTGCGCCCGCCGAGCCCCATCGTGGCGGGTCAGGCGGCCGAGCCGGCCCAGCGCGTCCTCGTCGACGGGCTCGAACCCAATCCGGCCTACGTGCTCGACCATGTGTGGAACCTCGTCTGCTGGAACCGGGCCGAGGCGGCGCTCTTTCCGGTGCTCGACGAGGCGACCGACCCCAACCTGCTCCGTCTCACCCTCGAGACCCCGTCGCTGCGAGGGTTCATGACCGACTGGTCGGACGAACTGGCCCGTCTCACCCGGCAGTTCCGACTCCATCTCGGTCAGTATCCGAGCGACGAAGCGATCGGACTGGTCGACGAACTCCGCCGCGACCATCCCGAGTTCGCCGAGGCGTGGGCCGGCCACGACGTCGATGTGTTCTCACCGCAGACCCGCCGGTTCGCCCACGAGATCGAGGGCGAACTGGTCTTCGACCACCACCGCCTGAATCTTCCCGATCATCCGGGCTGGAGTACCGTGATCTACACCCCGACCAGTGGGACGACCACCGCGGCGCGGTTCGCCCGGGTGATGGCGGCTCGGCCGCACTGA